One Glycine max cultivar Williams 82 chromosome 3, Glycine_max_v4.0, whole genome shotgun sequence DNA window includes the following coding sequences:
- the LOC100779898 gene encoding uncharacterized protein, with translation MALQEEGWPLGLRLFNERIGLARNGDFSGSVSFSTMLTASPTRSTDSSSDLDTQSTGSFFRDKSITLGSLIGISSFLELSRRSTRGRILVEPSKDNKKINKLRPWLFSLCSMLSTDAVSVNVAPSLGHYLVAERRAASTHRRNNQCSTIYGPNDFSQVQESNSLFVGGQGAAHSSSTSLGEDCGRESNKALEQSNEYAAPIICCLCR, from the exons ATGGCTCTGCAG GAAGAAGGGTGGCCTTTGGGTTTGAGACTATTCAATGAAAGAATTGGGTTAGCAAGAAATGGTGATTTCTCTGGATCAGTCTCCTTCAGCACTATGCTCACTGCTTCTCCCACCCGTTCAACTGATTCTTCCTCAGATCTTGACACACAG TCCACTGGATCATTCTTCCGCGATAAGAGCATCACTCTTGGCAGCCTTATTGGTATTTCTAGCTTCCTAGAACTATCAAGGAGATCAACCAGGGGAAGAATATTGGTGGAACcctcaaaggacaacaaaaaGATTAACAAGCTGAGGCCTTGGTTGTTCTCACTTTGTTCAATGCTATCTACTGATGCAGTGAGTGTGAATGTTGCTCCCTCTCTTGGTCACTATCTTGTGGCAGAGAGAAGAGCTGCAAGTACTCACAGAAGGAATAATCAATGTTCAACCATTTATGGACCTAATGATTTCTCCCAAGTTCAGGAGTCCAACTCGCTATTTGTTGGTGGCCAAGGTGCTGCTCATAGTTCATCAACTTCACTAGGTGAAGATTGTGGAAGAGAGTCAAATAAAGCATTGGAGCAAAGCAATGAATATGCAGCACCAATAATTTGTTGTTTGTGCAGATAA
- the LOC102669512 gene encoding prothymosin alpha-like — MLYLECDPIPKAVENEDDLDDVPVASHEEDVGGGERERDADAVEQRRVGEQRDADAGEQRDGGGSEEEKEIDSDEWFTDFSCMRNEVEVEVETDGYHSEELKIPISSDDEDEDVEVYP; from the exons ATGTTGTACTTGGAATGTGATCCAATTCCAAAAGCTGTTGAGAATGAGGATGATTTAGATGATGTACCTGTTGCTAGCCATGAGGAAG ATGTTGGTGGTGGAGAGAGAGAG AGGGATGCTGATGCTGTTGAGCAGAGACGTGTTGGTGAGCAAAGGGATGCTGATGCTGGTGAACAGAGAGATGGTGGTGGTAGTGAGGAGGAAAAGGAAATTGACAGTGATGAGTGGTTTACAGATTTCTCTTGTATGAGGAATGAAGTTGAAGTTGAAGTTGAGACAGATGGTTATCATTCAGAGGAGCTGAAAATCCCCATTAgtagtgatgatgaagatgaggatgttgaAGTTTATCCTTAA